Genomic window (Akkermansiaceae bacterium):
CCCGCGGCTGCCACCGGTGATGAGTGCGATCTTTGCGTTCAGTTTCATGACGGAAACACGGTGCCACAGATCCCGCCCCATCCACAATACCCACACCTCCCGAATGATTGCCCGATTCTACACTCATGCGGATCTAAATTGCCAAAACAGCCATCATGATTGCTTATTTCTCCATGAACTCGAAGCCAACACTCATCAGCCTGCTTGAGGAACTCACCTCTGAGGAGGGGGTTCGACCCTCCGCCCTTCCCGGGGTGCGGCTCATGCGCTCCACGGAAAACTGGCCGCGCGTGCCCGTGACCTATGAGCCTGGCATTGTCGTCATCGCCCAAGGAATGAAGCGAGGCCACATCGGCGGGCAGACCTTCAACTACGGTCCGGGAAACTACCTGGTTCTGTCCCTGCCGCTGCCGTTCGAGTGCGATACGGAGGGTTCACCCGAGGAGCCGATGCTGGGGGTGGCCATCAGCGTGAGTCCCGCCATCGTCGCGGAGCTGGTGATGGAGATCCGGAACCTGCCTCCGGTCACTGAGCCGCAGACGCTGGCCCTACGCTCGTATCCGCTCGACGGGGAGCTTTCGGACACCGTGCTGCGCCTGCTGCTCTGCCTGCGGAATGACGATGACACGCGCATCCTCGGCCCGCAGATCATCCGGGAGGTCATCTACCGGGCGCTGCTGCGGGAGCGCAGCGGGACCCTACGTGCGCTGGCCACTCCGCACAGCCATTTCGGTCAGATACGCCGCGCCCTTTCCCGCATGCACGCGGACTACGCGAAGTCCGTGGACATCTCCACCTTGGCGGCGGATGCGGGCATGAGTGTCTCCGCCTTCCACAGCCACTTCAAGGCCGTGACCTCCTCCCCTCCGCTGCAGTATCTGAAAAACATCCGCCTGCAGAAGGCCCGCATGCTCATGGCGCACGATGGCTTCACCGCCAGCACCGCCGCGCGGGAGGTGGGCTACGAAAGCGCCTCCCAGTTCAGCCGTGAGTTCAAGCGCTACTTCGGCAACACGCCCGCCGCCGTCGCGGAGGAAATGCGCGCGGCGATGATAAGGCTGTGAAGGGTGCCGCCCCCGTGAAGGAAGATCGTCAAACCGCAGATGAACGCGGATAGGAGATGAAGGGGATTCTTCAATCCGTGACGGCATGAATGGCGGGTGGGGTGCGCGTATCGCCAGGTGAAAGGGAACTTCCCTGGTGGATGATATCACAAGCATGACGGGATGTAGCGTCATGGCTGCACCATGACGGTTGGGCGGATGTCACCTGCCTTCCGGCGCTCCATCCGCGGACGGACGGGCGGCAGGCGACCACCAGCAGTGGGATCTCAGGATCAGGGCGGATCTTCCCCGCCGGCATGACGAAGTCATGCCGCTACACCATGGCTGCGCCATCCATCTCCCAGCTCACTTCGCCGGATAGGGGGAGGCGGCCAGCGCCTTGAACTCCGCCTTCACCTTGTCCGCTCCGTCCTTCGCCGCGTTCAGGCGGATGAAGACGTTCCCCTGCGGGCCGGGCACGATGGCGGCGAGCGTGACGTGGTTCTCCAGCGGCACCGGCTCAGGGCGCATGGTGGAACCCTTGTAGGTGCCGGTGATGGTGGCGATGACGATTTCCTTGTCACCCGCCTTCACGGTTTCCTTCTCCAACGTTGGAGCCGGCTCCGGAGCGAACTGGCCCTGCCAGCGCGCGAGGTTCGCGTCCACGCTGCCGCCCTGTCCGCCGGGGAAGTGGTAGAAGATCGCCTCGAGCTTCGGCTCGCCTTCCTTCACCAGGCTGCCCGCGCTCATCGGCCGTGCTTCCTCCGCAGCCTTCCAACCATCGGCGGCCTTGAATTTCAGACCGGCGACTTCGATCTCGGCGGCATACAGCGGGGCGACCAGGGCGGAAAGGATGGCAAGATGGCGGATCATGATGGAGCACTGATACGGCAAACCACCGGAAAGTATAGCAGGGAATCTCCGGGGTA
Coding sequences:
- a CDS encoding AraC family transcriptional regulator encodes the protein MIAYFSMNSKPTLISLLEELTSEEGVRPSALPGVRLMRSTENWPRVPVTYEPGIVVIAQGMKRGHIGGQTFNYGPGNYLVLSLPLPFECDTEGSPEEPMLGVAISVSPAIVAELVMEIRNLPPVTEPQTLALRSYPLDGELSDTVLRLLLCLRNDDDTRILGPQIIREVIYRALLRERSGTLRALATPHSHFGQIRRALSRMHADYAKSVDISTLAADAGMSVSAFHSHFKAVTSSPPLQYLKNIRLQKARMLMAHDGFTASTAAREVGYESASQFSREFKRYFGNTPAAVAEEMRAAMIRL